Proteins co-encoded in one Pseudomonadota bacterium genomic window:
- a CDS encoding sigma-70 family RNA polymerase sigma factor, with protein MEKLTEDKPPAKLPEYEEFQVEKLYMKELRKLPVMSAAEEIAYAEQMMKGDPEARKRLIEANLRLVVKIARKYINQGLSSLDLIEEGNIGLIRAVEKFDLLRKCRFSTYATWWIKQSIERAIANFSRTIRLPIHISSRIYRISRIVNDYTDKEGKEPPPEYIARETGLSIDFVKNLFSMIIKTFSLETIIDEDGKLTLEDVLPNTLYEEPLSALEHVKRVEEVASWVDGLNIDEKKVIVLRYGLDGEEPQTLESIGKIFGVTRERIRQIEQKSLNKLRKAAKRKNIESENI; from the coding sequence TTGGAAAAGTTAACAGAAGATAAACCACCGGCGAAACTCCCGGAATACGAAGAATTTCAGGTTGAGAAGCTCTATATGAAAGAGCTGAGGAAGCTTCCGGTCATGTCGGCAGCAGAAGAAATAGCATATGCAGAACAGATGATGAAAGGAGACCCGGAAGCAAGGAAAAGGCTTATAGAGGCCAATCTAAGACTTGTTGTAAAGATAGCGAGAAAATATATAAACCAGGGATTATCAAGCCTTGATTTGATAGAAGAAGGAAACATCGGCCTTATTAGGGCTGTAGAAAAATTTGATTTGTTAAGAAAATGCAGATTTTCAACATATGCAACATGGTGGATAAAACAGTCAATTGAACGGGCAATAGCAAATTTTTCAAGAACCATTCGCCTGCCGATACATATTTCCTCAAGAATTTATAGAATATCAAGGATAGTAAATGATTATACGGACAAGGAGGGAAAAGAACCGCCACCTGAATATATAGCTCGGGAAACAGGGCTTTCCATTGATTTTGTAAAAAATCTGTTCTCCATGATAATAAAAACGTTCTCATTGGAAACCATCATAGATGAAGATGGTAAGCTAACACTCGAAGACGTTTTACCGAATACTTTATATGAAGAACCTTTGTCAGCGCTTGAACATGTAAAAAGAGTCGAAGAGGTTGCTTCATGGGTTGATGGATTAAACATTGATGAAAAAAAAGTAATTGTATTAAGGTACGGCCTTGACGGAGAGGAGCCGCAGACCCTCGAATCAATTGGCAAGATCTTCGGGGTTACAAGAGAAAGAATAAGACAGATAGAACAAAAATCCTTAAATAAACTACGCAAAGCCGCTAAGAGAAAAAATATTGAAAGCGAAAATATCTGA
- the murJ gene encoding murein biosynthesis integral membrane protein MurJ, whose product MKAKISDQGASDNSVTDIIKKGSIITIITLISRPIGYVRESIQAYLFGATLAVDAFVVAFNFPELIQTLFFSGATSAFLIPVCTKYLKNDKEYSDIYATFINLTIIITLFLSTIFFIFSNEIVQLIAPGFSPESKRITKTLFIIMIPVIALHAILSVIKAFLNAKEHFAAPEMSGILWNIVFILAALFLSKKFGIYSLAIGVTIGSIFQIIVQFPYLKKFNIRYSMVLSLNHQSVRDARRLFAGALIATSIVPINSFVGRIIGSYLPHGEVASLAYAFRVFILPFSLFAVPVYTVMFSKIAKLYHEKDLKGIYSNIDGSFILLCITLIPSTILLCSTGDSIIKILYERGAFTSRETLMTNRALFGYGTGILFYALSLSLVRVFNALHDMKTPAVIGITSIVINAMLAALLMKKFNNLGISLATSIVSLYNFSVLYICLKKKIKYRMAKSTIREITKSLLSGIVLLFSIFAVRSIWHDRTYLTLSLSIILTIIIYYVFFRDYYRMLIRRKI is encoded by the coding sequence TTGAAAGCGAAAATATCTGACCAGGGCGCTTCCGATAATTCTGTAACCGATATAATAAAAAAAGGTTCAATAATTACCATAATCACATTAATAAGCAGGCCTATCGGTTATGTAAGAGAGTCAATCCAGGCATATCTTTTCGGTGCAACGCTTGCTGTTGACGCATTTGTTGTAGCTTTTAACTTTCCTGAATTAATTCAAACCCTTTTCTTTTCAGGTGCAACAAGCGCTTTCCTTATACCCGTATGCACAAAATATTTAAAAAACGATAAAGAATACTCTGATATATATGCAACATTTATAAATCTCACTATCATTATCACACTTTTTCTATCAACAATATTCTTTATTTTCAGTAACGAAATCGTCCAGTTAATAGCACCGGGATTCAGCCCTGAATCTAAAAGGATTACTAAAACCCTCTTTATAATTATGATACCCGTTATTGCCCTTCACGCAATTCTGTCTGTTATCAAAGCATTTCTCAATGCAAAGGAACATTTTGCAGCCCCTGAGATGTCGGGAATATTATGGAATATCGTTTTTATACTTGCCGCATTGTTTTTAAGTAAAAAATTCGGCATATACAGCCTCGCCATAGGAGTTACCATTGGTTCTATCTTTCAAATTATTGTACAATTTCCATATTTAAAAAAATTCAATATAAGATATAGCATGGTGCTTTCCCTGAACCACCAGTCTGTTAGAGATGCAAGGAGACTTTTTGCGGGTGCACTTATTGCCACATCAATCGTTCCTATTAACAGTTTTGTAGGCAGAATCATCGGTTCTTACCTTCCACACGGAGAAGTGGCTTCCCTCGCTTATGCCTTTAGAGTCTTCATCCTCCCCTTTAGCCTTTTTGCCGTTCCTGTTTATACGGTAATGTTTTCGAAGATTGCAAAACTTTATCATGAAAAAGACTTGAAAGGTATTTACTCTAACATTGACGGTTCCTTCATTCTCTTATGCATAACCCTGATTCCCTCGACAATACTGCTATGTTCCACAGGGGATTCAATTATAAAAATACTTTATGAACGCGGTGCTTTTACTTCAAGGGAAACACTCATGACAAACAGAGCGCTTTTCGGTTACGGAACAGGGATTCTTTTTTATGCACTTTCTCTTTCCCTTGTAAGGGTATTTAATGCCTTGCACGACATGAAAACGCCCGCAGTCATAGGCATTACATCTATTGTTATAAATGCAATGCTCGCTGCACTATTGATGAAAAAATTTAATAATCTCGGTATTTCTCTTGCCACATCCATTGTCTCGCTTTACAATTTTTCAGTGCTATATATATGTTTAAAGAAGAAAATTAAATACAGAATGGCAAAAAGCACTATACGGGAGATAACAAAATCCCTGCTGTCCGGCATTGTACTGCTATTTTCTATTTTTGCGGTGAGATCCATATGGCACGACAGGACATACCTGACATTATCTTTGAGTATTATCCTGACTATCATCATTTATTACGTTTTTTTCAGAGATTACTACCGGATGCTTATTCGCAGAAAAATATAA
- a CDS encoding MetQ/NlpA family ABC transporter substrate-binding protein: MKKIAIFIIVFVSIFTLISSLLNAGESKDSKLSPVISFGTLPVLQALPIFVAAEKDFFKEQGLNVNLVRFNSAMEKDVALSAGQISGYFGDIMTPMVLNANKTPAKMIATIFNTSKTQRMFAIIASPKHSNKSISEIAREGIAVSSNTILDYLMTKLLKSKSNQTDNVKQIEIKSIPIRLQMLLSGQIPAAMLPEPLVTLAEQKGCKVLIDDAGADASATVLVFNENFLADHPDVVKKFLAAVEKASQYTNKHRDEVRSIMNRECRVPDSLQKTFPIPEFRKLTMPDYNQVMDVYQWLRGKKIIKTEMTFKQMVGDGYLP; encoded by the coding sequence ATGAAAAAGATTGCCATATTCATTATTGTTTTTGTATCAATTTTCACTTTGATAAGCTCCTTGCTTAATGCTGGAGAAAGCAAAGACAGTAAACTTTCGCCTGTCATAAGTTTCGGGACATTGCCCGTGCTGCAGGCACTGCCGATTTTTGTTGCAGCAGAAAAGGACTTTTTTAAAGAGCAAGGGTTGAACGTAAACCTTGTCAGATTCAATTCAGCCATGGAAAAAGATGTGGCACTTTCTGCAGGACAGATCTCCGGGTATTTTGGCGATATAATGACCCCTATGGTATTGAATGCCAACAAGACGCCTGCAAAAATGATCGCCACAATATTTAACACATCAAAAACGCAGCGTATGTTTGCAATTATTGCCTCTCCAAAGCACTCGAATAAATCAATTTCCGAGATCGCACGAGAGGGGATTGCAGTGAGTTCCAACACCATTTTGGATTACCTTATGACAAAGCTCTTAAAATCAAAATCTAATCAGACAGACAACGTAAAACAGATAGAAATAAAAAGCATACCAATCCGACTGCAAATGCTGCTCTCAGGCCAGATACCGGCGGCAATGCTTCCTGAGCCTCTTGTGACCCTTGCCGAGCAAAAAGGCTGCAAGGTTTTGATTGATGATGCAGGGGCCGATGCATCTGCTACTGTGCTTGTATTTAACGAAAATTTCCTCGCAGATCATCCTGATGTTGTAAAGAAGTTTCTGGCAGCAGTCGAAAAAGCCTCACAATATACAAACAAGCATCGCGATGAAGTCCGCTCGATCATGAACCGTGAATGCAGGGTTCCGGATTCTCTTCAAAAAACATTTCCCATCCCTGAATTCCGAAAACTTACTATGCCCGATTATAATCAAGTCATGGATGTATATCAGTGGTTGAGAGGAAAAAAGATTATAAAAACTGAGATGACATTCAAACAAATGGTGGGTGATGGCTATCTCCCATGA
- a CDS encoding ATP-binding cassette domain-containing protein: protein MAISHDLLRLDNIKKTFINADESKTVLQGINLSLSKSDSFSVVGPSGCGKTTLLLITAGLLPPTEGSVWMDGSPVNSPNRKIALVLQHYGLLPWKTVAANIMLGAHLQKIKIIDEELVAVKQELGIEDIDHLYPGQLSGGQRQRVALARAILLRPSLLLLDEPFAAIDTITRERLQNRLLTIFTERKFSFVIVTHNIEEAVFLGRKIMVLDNQGTGIRTVIENPEMGSLEYRNKPAFFELCLELRTILEKIA from the coding sequence ATGGCTATCTCCCATGACCTATTAAGACTCGATAATATAAAAAAAACATTTATTAATGCTGATGAGTCAAAAACTGTATTACAGGGCATCAACCTTAGCCTTTCAAAGAGCGACTCTTTTTCTGTTGTAGGTCCTTCCGGATGCGGTAAAACAACACTTTTGCTGATTACAGCAGGACTTCTCCCTCCAACCGAAGGCAGCGTATGGATGGACGGCAGTCCGGTAAATTCACCTAACAGAAAGATAGCCCTCGTATTGCAACATTACGGACTATTGCCCTGGAAAACTGTAGCAGCCAACATCATGCTGGGAGCTCACCTGCAAAAGATAAAAATTATTGATGAAGAGCTGGTTGCCGTAAAACAAGAGTTAGGAATCGAAGATATCGACCATCTCTACCCTGGTCAGTTAAGCGGAGGGCAGCGACAGCGTGTTGCCCTTGCAAGGGCAATTCTCCTTCGGCCGTCACTCTTACTTCTTGATGAGCCCTTTGCCGCAATTGATACGATTACCCGTGAACGGCTGCAAAACAGGCTTCTTACAATATTTACCGAGAGAAAGTTCAGTTTTGTCATAGTAACTCACAATATTGAGGAGGCAGTATTCCTCGGGCGTAAAATTATGGTACTCGATAATCAGGGTACCGGCATAAGGACCGTAATCGAGAATCCGGAAATGGGAAGCCTTGAATACCGGAACAAACCCGCATTTTTTGAACTATGTCTTGAATTACGTACAATACTTGAGAAAATTGCATGA
- a CDS encoding ABC transporter permease: protein MKKQQVITYGITIILVYAVWYILSLIFGSAILPDPISVFIQGFREIGERSFWEHVLASAFRIITGLCIAFFTATPLGLLLGSNDKLDRLFSPLIYLGYPVPKIVLMPIIFVIFGLGDTAKIVLITMIIFFQLLITTRDAARSIDKEVIYSLRSLGGRQWDFYRHVVWPISLPGIFTSLRIVTGTSIAVLFFVESIGTNMGLGYYIIDAWGRADYTMMFVGIIALSCIGIVIYEIFDLLERKVCRWKNV, encoded by the coding sequence ATGAAAAAACAACAGGTAATTACATATGGTATAACGATAATACTTGTTTATGCAGTCTGGTATATCCTTTCTTTAATCTTCGGTAGCGCAATACTTCCTGACCCGATATCAGTATTCATTCAAGGTTTTCGTGAAATTGGGGAACGCAGCTTCTGGGAGCATGTGCTAGCAAGTGCTTTTCGCATTATTACAGGACTTTGTATTGCCTTTTTCACTGCAACCCCTCTGGGACTTCTTCTCGGAAGTAACGATAAGCTCGACCGATTGTTTTCGCCGTTGATATATCTTGGATATCCGGTGCCTAAGATCGTCCTTATGCCCATTATCTTCGTCATATTCGGACTGGGAGATACAGCTAAAATAGTTCTCATTACCATGATTATCTTTTTTCAGCTTCTCATAACAACCCGTGATGCTGCCCGTTCAATAGATAAGGAGGTAATTTACTCACTACGGTCGCTTGGCGGCCGGCAATGGGATTTTTATCGTCATGTAGTATGGCCGATCAGTCTCCCCGGCATATTCACTTCGTTGCGCATAGTCACGGGCACATCGATTGCCGTGCTCTTTTTTGTCGAGTCTATAGGGACAAATATGGGGCTTGGATATTACATAATAGACGCCTGGGGGAGGGCGGATTATACAATGATGTTTGTCGGCATCATTGCACTCTCCTGTATCGGTATTGTAATCTATGAGATATTCGATCTTCTTGAAAGAAAGGTGTGCAGATGGAAAAACGTCTGA
- the ubiE gene encoding bifunctional demethylmenaquinone methyltransferase/2-methoxy-6-polyprenyl-1,4-benzoquinol methylase UbiE, with protein sequence MEKRLNKQYPLVSKVTGAEHTGMVKEIFSTITKRYDFLNHFLSMRRDVAWRRFTVNKMRYLRTYRFLDVACGTADLAIMAVKKFHDIHATGVDFVQAMLDVGQKKVLQKSLGQNIDLANADALSLPFKDNTFDVAAIAFGIRNIPDRTAALVEMMRVIIPGGQVMVLEMTYIHNRLFKRLYHLYLNRILPGIAGLLSFNPAAYLYLADSIMNFPSPEMFANLMREAGLTQVKKYKLTFGITYLYTGIKPGNGIT encoded by the coding sequence ATGGAAAAACGTCTGAATAAACAATATCCCTTAGTATCCAAAGTTACAGGGGCTGAACATACCGGTATGGTTAAGGAGATCTTTTCCACCATAACAAAGCGATATGATTTTTTAAACCATTTTCTCAGCATGAGGCGTGATGTTGCCTGGCGGCGCTTTACGGTAAATAAAATGCGATATCTTCGCACTTACCGTTTTCTGGATGTAGCCTGTGGCACTGCCGACCTTGCCATTATGGCTGTAAAGAAATTTCATGATATACATGCAACAGGTGTAGATTTTGTCCAGGCCATGCTCGATGTAGGCCAGAAAAAAGTTCTTCAAAAAAGTCTCGGACAGAATATCGATCTGGCCAATGCAGATGCCCTCAGCCTTCCCTTTAAAGACAACACCTTTGATGTTGCAGCCATTGCCTTTGGCATTCGGAATATTCCCGATAGAACAGCGGCTCTGGTAGAGATGATGCGTGTAATAATACCAGGCGGACAGGTAATGGTTCTCGAAATGACTTATATCCATAACCGTTTGTTTAAAAGGCTATATCATTTATACTTAAATCGTATATTACCGGGCATAGCAGGTTTGTTGTCTTTTAATCCGGCTGCATACCTGTATCTTGCTGACTCGATTATGAATTTTCCTTCTCCGGAAATGTTTGCAAATTTAATGAGAGAAGCAGGACTGACACAGGTTAAAAAATATAAACTTACATTCGGCATCACCTATCTTTATACAGGAATCAAACCTGGGAATGGCATAACATGA
- the menA gene encoding 1,4-dihydroxy-2-naphthoate octaprenyltransferase has protein sequence MSSEKLKAWIQASRPPFFIATLAPLFIGWISAKAYGLHLGRFLLVILGSFIVHLVTNLANDYFDYIEGTDSGESIGGSRVIQEGKISPDLLLKAIIFLYCIAFLIAFIIMFSFDLFVIFPLIVFSAFSSFFYVAPPIRYGYYGLGEFFVGINMGPVIVVGTYWVIANRFDWVPFYLSLPVGLMVASILYYQSLPDMKTDLDAGKYTLAVRLGKKGAFIGLIVFWILIYLAIIILMLTKMLSWYALIFLISIPVFVKMIQTVKNTEDWVLLDQYGRYVRILYGLNSIAIISGLFK, from the coding sequence ATGAGCAGCGAAAAACTGAAAGCCTGGATTCAGGCAAGTCGTCCGCCTTTTTTCATTGCCACCCTTGCTCCGCTTTTTATCGGATGGATATCTGCAAAGGCTTACGGCCTGCATCTGGGCAGGTTTCTACTGGTTATCTTAGGATCGTTTATTGTCCATCTCGTTACCAATCTTGCGAATGACTATTTCGATTATATCGAGGGCACTGATTCAGGTGAATCAATCGGCGGCTCACGTGTTATACAGGAAGGTAAGATTTCGCCTGACTTATTATTGAAGGCGATTATCTTTTTATACTGTATAGCTTTCCTGATCGCCTTTATTATCATGTTCAGTTTTGATCTTTTTGTGATCTTTCCTTTGATTGTCTTTTCCGCTTTCAGCAGTTTCTTTTATGTAGCACCCCCGATCCGTTATGGATACTACGGGTTAGGTGAATTTTTTGTCGGGATAAACATGGGACCTGTTATTGTAGTAGGGACTTATTGGGTTATTGCGAACCGCTTTGACTGGGTGCCATTTTATCTGTCCTTGCCTGTCGGGCTGATGGTTGCCTCGATCCTTTATTATCAGAGTCTCCCGGATATGAAAACCGACCTTGATGCAGGCAAATATACTCTTGCCGTGAGACTTGGCAAAAAAGGTGCATTTATCGGCCTTATTGTTTTCTGGATTTTGATTTATCTGGCCATCATAATCTTAATGCTTACAAAGATGCTCTCATGGTATGCCCTGATATTCCTTATAAGCATCCCTGTGTTCGTAAAAATGATCCAGACAGTAAAGAATACGGAAGATTGGGTACTCCTTGACCAATATGGCAGATATGTGAGGATACTCTATGGCCTCAACAGTATTGCCATAATTTCCGGCTTGTTTAAATAG
- the rpsB gene encoding 30S ribosomal protein S2, with protein MSNLTIKQLLEAGVHFGHQTKRWNPKMKPYIFGARNGIYIIDLQRTLKMFKEAYNFVREVASRNEYILFVGTKKQAQEGIKEEAKRCGTYYVNSRWLGGTMTNFQTMEKSLERLRKYEEIKGSDIIKALSKKEAIGIDREIAKLEKNIGGIKGMDRLPGAVYVVDPKKEYIAVKEARKLGIPTIGIVDTNCDPDDIDYIIPGNDDAIRAIKLITMKIADAVLEGKALYVEEFQGKDENGEEPKPFIDESILEEKYDDDLEEI; from the coding sequence ATGTCAAATTTAACAATCAAACAGTTACTGGAAGCAGGCGTCCATTTCGGACATCAGACAAAAAGGTGGAATCCTAAAATGAAACCTTACATTTTCGGTGCGAGAAATGGCATTTACATTATTGATCTTCAGCGGACATTAAAAATGTTTAAGGAAGCATACAATTTTGTCAGGGAAGTAGCTTCCCGGAATGAATACATTCTTTTCGTTGGCACTAAAAAGCAGGCCCAGGAGGGAATCAAGGAAGAAGCAAAAAGATGCGGCACGTATTATGTCAATTCCAGATGGCTTGGCGGAACAATGACAAACTTTCAGACTATGGAAAAAAGCCTCGAAAGACTAAGAAAATATGAAGAAATAAAAGGGAGTGACATTATAAAAGCCCTTTCTAAAAAAGAAGCGATAGGCATCGACAGAGAAATTGCGAAACTTGAAAAAAATATCGGCGGTATAAAAGGCATGGATCGGCTGCCCGGCGCTGTTTATGTAGTAGACCCTAAGAAAGAATATATTGCTGTAAAAGAAGCAAGAAAACTTGGCATTCCAACAATTGGCATCGTTGATACAAACTGTGATCCTGACGACATTGATTATATCATACCCGGAAATGATGATGCAATCAGGGCTATAAAACTCATCACTATGAAAATTGCAGATGCAGTTCTCGAAGGGAAGGCATTGTATGTAGAGGAATTCCAGGGTAAAGATGAGAACGGAGAAGAGCCTAAACCTTTCATAGACGAAAGTATACTAGAAGAAAAATATGATGATGATCTTGAGGAAATTTAG
- the tsf gene encoding translation elongation factor Ts codes for MEITAEHVKKLREKTGVGLMDCKEALKHSDCDMEKAIDYLREKGLAKLQKRSGRAASEGVIASYIHAGSKVGVMVEVNSETDFVAKTDEFQDFARDVAMQITAATPIYINREDVPEEVKEKEKALYRRQALDSGKPEKIVDKIAEGKMEKYYQEVCLLDQSFIKNPDITVKGLLEGLVIKLGENIVIRRFVRFQLGETVEG; via the coding sequence ATGGAAATAACAGCAGAACACGTTAAAAAATTGAGAGAGAAAACAGGCGTAGGCCTGATGGATTGCAAAGAGGCGTTAAAGCACTCAGACTGCGATATGGAAAAGGCTATTGATTATTTAAGGGAAAAAGGTCTTGCAAAACTTCAGAAACGTTCAGGCAGGGCTGCATCAGAAGGCGTTATAGCCTCTTATATACATGCCGGTTCAAAAGTAGGCGTTATGGTAGAGGTGAACTCTGAAACAGATTTTGTTGCAAAAACAGATGAGTTTCAAGATTTTGCAAGAGATGTTGCAATGCAGATTACGGCTGCAACTCCTATTTATATAAATAGGGAGGATGTTCCCGAGGAAGTAAAGGAAAAGGAAAAGGCATTATACCGCAGGCAAGCCCTTGACTCAGGCAAACCGGAGAAGATTGTTGATAAAATTGCGGAAGGAAAGATGGAAAAATATTATCAGGAGGTATGCCTCCTTGATCAGTCCTTTATTAAAAACCCTGATATAACGGTAAAAGGACTTCTTGAAGGACTTGTTATAAAGCTGGGAGAGAATATTGTTATCAGGAGGTTTGTGAGATTTCAACTTGGTGAGACAGTCGAAGGATAA
- the pyrH gene encoding UMP kinase produces MSYSRILLKLSGEILAGGEGFGIDPDTVREICLQIRDISDLGIEIAVVIGGGNIYRGGKAEKQGVDRVTGDYMGMIATLMNALAIEEALTKLHISTRVQSALEIRGIVEPYSQKKALEHLEKDRVVIFACGTGNPFFTTDTAAALRALEVGAQVIFKATRVDGVYDKDPEIYKDALFFKEISYSDVLNKGLKVMDATAITICSENNLPIIVFNIKKKDNMKKVILGENIGTIVKGVL; encoded by the coding sequence ATGTCCTATAGCAGAATTCTTCTAAAATTAAGCGGTGAGATCCTTGCAGGGGGTGAAGGTTTTGGCATTGACCCCGATACGGTCAGAGAGATATGTCTACAGATCAGAGATATTTCAGATCTCGGCATTGAAATTGCCGTTGTAATAGGTGGAGGAAATATATATAGGGGTGGCAAGGCAGAAAAACAGGGTGTTGACAGAGTGACAGGCGATTACATGGGCATGATTGCAACTCTAATGAATGCTCTTGCGATCGAGGAAGCGCTTACGAAATTGCATATTTCCACAAGGGTCCAGAGTGCACTGGAAATAAGGGGTATTGTAGAACCATACTCACAAAAAAAGGCTTTAGAGCATCTCGAAAAAGACAGAGTTGTTATTTTTGCCTGTGGCACAGGAAACCCTTTTTTTACTACAGATACTGCTGCTGCATTAAGGGCTCTGGAGGTTGGAGCCCAGGTGATTTTTAAGGCCACAAGAGTGGACGGTGTATACGATAAAGACCCTGAAATATACAAGGATGCCTTGTTTTTTAAGGAAATTTCTTATTCTGATGTGTTGAACAAAGGTTTAAAAGTAATGGATGCAACAGCTATAACCATTTGCAGTGAAAATAACCTGCCTATTATTGTGTTCAACATAAAGAAAAAGGATAATATGAAGAAGGTGATTCTGGGAGAAAATATCGGAACAATTGTCAAGGGGGTACTATGA
- the frr gene encoding ribosome recycling factor: MKSEIINELEDKLDKSLATFKKDLSKLRTGVASVSLLEDIRVSYYNQPTPLNQVAAIGAPDSRTITIQPWEISIIGEIEKAIQKSDIGVNPMSDGKMIRLSFPKLTEERRREVVKLGGKMLESTKVAIRNVRRDMNEKLKKMEKDKLLSQDDLHKNQEDIQKITDKYIQMAEKIYVDKEKEILEV; the protein is encoded by the coding sequence ATGAAAAGCGAGATTATAAACGAGCTTGAAGATAAACTGGACAAATCACTCGCCACGTTCAAAAAAGACCTGTCTAAACTCAGAACAGGTGTAGCATCTGTCTCTCTTCTCGAAGATATTCGGGTTAGCTACTATAACCAGCCCACACCCTTAAACCAGGTTGCAGCAATAGGAGCGCCGGACAGCAGAACCATTACAATACAGCCCTGGGAAATATCTATCATAGGTGAAATAGAAAAGGCAATCCAGAAATCGGATATCGGGGTCAATCCTATGTCCGACGGTAAGATGATACGCCTTTCATTTCCTAAACTGACGGAAGAGCGCAGACGCGAGGTGGTAAAACTTGGCGGGAAGATGCTCGAAAGCACAAAGGTTGCCATAAGAAATGTCAGAAGGGATATGAATGAAAAACTGAAGAAGATGGAAAAAGACAAACTCCTGTCTCAGGACGATCTCCACAAAAATCAGGAGGATATCCAAAAAATTACAGATAAATATATACAGATGGCAGAAAAGATTTACGTTGATAAAGAAAAAGAAATCCTGGAAGTCTGA
- a CDS encoding isoprenyl transferase has translation MQNIESSKLPTHVAIIMDGNGRWAKLRNLPRVEGHLQGMESVRDVITETRNLKIPFLTLYAFSKENWSRSEVEVKRLLEILGVYLQNELPLMMDKNIRFNVVGNLGDFPKRLQHQIKDVMDKTAGNASLTLSIALSYSGREEIVNAVKLILEDVKKGNVKRINENVFSRYLYTGKIPDPDLLIRTSGEMRISNFLLWQIAYTELYVTDTLWPDFGKEAYVEALKAFARRERRFGSAK, from the coding sequence ATGCAAAATATCGAGAGCAGTAAGCTTCCAACCCATGTAGCCATTATAATGGATGGAAACGGCAGGTGGGCAAAACTCCGCAACCTTCCGAGAGTAGAAGGGCATCTCCAGGGGATGGAGTCTGTCAGGGATGTTATTACTGAGACAAGAAACCTCAAAATACCCTTTCTGACACTCTATGCTTTTTCCAAAGAGAATTGGTCAAGATCCGAAGTGGAAGTAAAGAGATTGCTTGAGATTCTGGGTGTTTATCTTCAAAACGAATTGCCCCTTATGATGGATAAAAATATAAGGTTTAATGTAGTAGGAAATTTAGGGGATTTTCCAAAGAGACTCCAACATCAGATAAAAGATGTTATGGATAAAACAGCCGGGAATGCATCGCTTACACTCAGCATAGCCTTAAGCTACAGCGGAAGAGAAGAGATAGTAAATGCCGTTAAGTTGATTCTGGAAGATGTAAAAAAAGGAAATGTTAAAAGGATCAACGAAAATGTTTTCTCCAGGTATCTATATACAGGGAAAATACCTGACCCTGATCTGCTAATAAGGACAAGCGGAGAGATGAGAATAAGCAACTTTCTGCTCTGGCAGATTGCATATACAGAGCTTTATGTGACGGACACATTATGGCCTGATTTCGGAAAAGAAGCATATGTTGAGGCTTTGAAAGCATTTGCCAGGAGAGAAAGAAGATTCGGGAGTGCGAAATAA